One segment of Deinococcus metalli DNA contains the following:
- a CDS encoding response regulator yields MAYTILVADDEPAIRTMLEVILSADGHDIVAVSDGKAALDYLRDNTPDVMLLDIKMPHMDGFEICSRVKRIKRLRGIPVLLLTGFDDDQTRDHAKLVGADDIVYKPLSGKNLRGRVNQLVEARRR; encoded by the coding sequence ATGGCGTACACCATCCTCGTCGCGGACGACGAACCGGCCATCCGCACCATGCTGGAGGTCATCCTGTCGGCCGACGGGCATGACATCGTGGCGGTGTCGGACGGCAAGGCCGCGCTCGACTATCTGCGCGACAACACGCCGGACGTGATGCTGCTGGACATCAAGATGCCCCACATGGACGGCTTCGAGATCTGCTCCCGCGTGAAGCGCATCAAGCGCCTGAGGGGCATCCCTGTGCTTCTTCTCACGGGCTTCGACGATGATCAGACGCGCGACCACGCCAAACTGGTGGGCGCAGACGATATCGTGTACAAGCCGCTGTCCGGGAAGAACCTGCGCGGCCGCGTGAACCAGCTGGTGGAGGCACGGCGGCGCTAG
- a CDS encoding GGDEF domain-containing protein, with product MPSTPTTPHDVPQAAAWQRSQERMFSALVGLTLVASAAALALQRPHYDRLDVWALPGLALLLLTLQGLLWTRRLELPTAMRVAYVGGAAYVLLALNHQFSVLSQTSVTLMESTYWFAVIYAAAFLAFPSRAATAVTGGVLGLAALICAWHVGFTVPAATRVGLTSASVQFLLTGAVLIVLNRTIGVQHHRLMASRAAAFTDVLTGLANRRAAEERLADLAARAEAFTLVLFDLDHFKAVNDTHGHATGDAVLRGVGASVRSRLPVGGLAARWGGEEFLLVLPPTPPADVQGMLDMLRASLHAQEHGPVRGITACFGVASARPGEHPDHVLARADRAMYAAKAQGRNDVQLSEGAPRSSPLCPQD from the coding sequence TTGCCCAGCACGCCCACGACCCCGCACGACGTTCCACAGGCCGCCGCGTGGCAACGCAGCCAGGAGCGGATGTTCTCGGCGCTGGTCGGGCTGACCCTGGTGGCGAGCGCGGCGGCCCTGGCGCTGCAACGGCCGCACTACGACCGGCTGGACGTGTGGGCGCTGCCGGGCTTGGCGCTGCTGCTGCTGACCCTCCAGGGATTGCTGTGGACCCGGCGGCTGGAGCTGCCGACGGCGATGCGCGTCGCCTACGTGGGCGGCGCGGCCTACGTGCTGCTCGCGCTGAACCATCAGTTCTCGGTGCTGTCCCAGACGTCCGTCACGCTGATGGAGAGCACCTACTGGTTCGCGGTGATCTACGCCGCGGCGTTCCTGGCGTTTCCGTCGCGGGCGGCCACGGCGGTGACGGGCGGCGTGCTGGGACTCGCGGCACTGATCTGCGCGTGGCACGTCGGCTTCACGGTGCCGGCCGCCACGCGCGTGGGCCTGACGAGCGCGTCCGTCCAGTTCCTGCTCACGGGCGCGGTGCTGATCGTGCTGAACCGCACCATCGGCGTGCAGCACCACCGCCTGATGGCGTCGCGGGCCGCCGCGTTCACGGACGTCCTGACGGGCCTGGCGAACCGCCGCGCCGCCGAGGAACGTCTCGCGGACCTCGCCGCGCGCGCAGAGGCGTTCACGCTGGTGCTGTTCGACCTCGACCACTTCAAGGCGGTGAACGACACGCACGGGCACGCGACCGGCGACGCCGTGCTGCGCGGCGTGGGGGCCAGCGTGCGCTCGCGCCTGCCGGTGGGCGGACTGGCGGCCCGCTGGGGCGGCGAGGAGTTCCTGCTGGTGCTGCCCCCCACCCCGCCGGCCGACGTGCAGGGCATGCTGGACATGTTGCGGGCCAGCCTGCACGCCCAGGAGCACGGCCCGGTCCGGGGCATCACGGCGTGCTTCGGGGTGGCGAGCGCGCGTCCGGGCGAGCACCCGGACCACGTGCTGGCGCGCGCCGACCGGGCCATGTACGCCGCCAAGGCGCAGGGCCGCAACGATGTCCAGCTGTCCGAGGGCGCGCCCCGGTCCAGTCCGCTGTGCCCGCAGGACTGA
- a CDS encoding thymidine kinase, giving the protein MLRSPYHGGHLEVIVGPMFSGKSEELIRRVTRAVIARQRVQVYKPALDDRYHAAAVASHAGRTVDAVAVRSAADIRAHLSGEGALLRGEPLPLPDVVGIDEVQFLDGEVVPLALDLADQGVRVILAGLDLDFRAEPFGCMPGLLARAESVEKLTAICTVCGAPATRSQRLIGGQPARFDDPVVLVGALESYEARCRVHHVVLDGS; this is encoded by the coding sequence GTGCTCAGATCCCCCTACCACGGCGGCCACCTCGAGGTGATCGTCGGCCCGATGTTCAGCGGCAAGAGCGAGGAGCTGATCCGCCGCGTGACGCGCGCCGTGATCGCCCGCCAGCGGGTGCAGGTGTACAAGCCCGCCCTGGACGACCGCTACCACGCGGCGGCGGTCGCCAGCCACGCGGGCCGCACCGTGGACGCCGTGGCCGTGCGCAGCGCCGCCGACATCCGCGCGCACCTCAGCGGCGAGGGCGCGCTGCTGCGCGGGGAGCCGCTGCCCCTGCCGGACGTGGTCGGGATCGACGAGGTGCAGTTCCTGGACGGCGAGGTCGTGCCGCTCGCGCTGGACCTGGCCGACCAGGGCGTGCGCGTGATCCTCGCGGGGCTGGACCTGGACTTCCGCGCGGAGCCCTTCGGGTGCATGCCGGGCCTGCTGGCGCGCGCCGAGAGCGTGGAGAAGCTCACTGCGATCTGCACGGTATGCGGCGCGCCGGCCACGCGCTCGCAGCGCCTGATCGGCGGGCAGCCGGCGCGCTTCGACGACCCGGTGGTGCTGGTGGGCGCGCTGGAGAGCTACGAGGCCCGCTGCCGGGTGCATCACGTGGTGCTGGACGGTTCGTGA
- the rpmE gene encoding 50S ribosomal protein L31 has product MKKDIHPKVVPTKIIYQGKVVMETLSTRPEIHVDVWSGVHPFWTGEERFVDTEGRVDKFNKRFGDSYRNKKK; this is encoded by the coding sequence ATGAAGAAGGACATCCACCCGAAAGTCGTTCCCACCAAGATCATCTACCAGGGCAAGGTCGTCATGGAGACCCTGAGCACCCGTCCCGAGATCCACGTGGACGTGTGGAGCGGCGTCCACCCCTTCTGGACCGGCGAGGAGCGTTTCGTCGACACCGAGGGCCGCGTGGACAAGTTCAACAAGCGCTTCGGCGACTCGTACCGCAACAAGAAGAAGTAA
- a CDS encoding nucleotidyltransferase family protein: MTEAEFLDTVRRNPVTAAILGRLAALGTQQTHLVAGALFQTVWNVRSGQPPGAYILDYDIFYWDDDASFDAEDRVIRRATAVFRDLDVRVEVRNQARVHLWFPQRTGLVRPPLTSVRDGIDQFLVECTRVGVDAAGRVYAPSGLDDLAAGLLRLNPRNHTPDLYAAKVASYVARWPWLVALPPALHG; encoded by the coding sequence GTGACGGAGGCCGAGTTCCTGGACACCGTCCGGCGCAACCCGGTCACGGCGGCGATCCTGGGGCGGCTCGCGGCCCTGGGCACGCAGCAGACGCATCTGGTGGCCGGAGCGCTGTTCCAGACCGTGTGGAACGTGCGCAGCGGGCAGCCGCCGGGCGCGTATATCCTCGACTACGACATCTTCTACTGGGACGACGACGCGAGCTTCGACGCCGAGGACCGCGTGATCCGCCGCGCCACCGCGGTGTTCCGCGACCTGGACGTGCGGGTGGAGGTGCGCAACCAGGCGCGGGTGCACCTGTGGTTCCCGCAGCGCACCGGCCTGGTGCGGCCCCCGCTGACCAGCGTGCGGGACGGCATCGACCAGTTTCTGGTGGAGTGCACGCGGGTGGGCGTGGACGCCGCCGGCCGGGTGTACGCGCCCTCGGGCCTGGACGATCTGGCGGCGGGGCTGCTGCGCCTGAACCCGCGCAACCACACGCCGGACCTGTATGCCGCGAAGGTCGCGTCGTACGTGGCGCGCTGGCCGTGGCTGGTGGCGCTGCCGCCGGCCCTTCACGGATGA
- a CDS encoding ADP-ribosylglycohydrolase family protein, whose amino-acid sequence MPDAALTTLLSLSAADALGAATEFKTPQAIHAHYGVIDTYQPGSVFGFAPGEATDDSQMVVATLLGYARSEGHPGVLAALRAWLAAGPPDVGSLTRSALDTGRSAPDRLDGGVRAWQDSGHRSAGNGGLMRIAAVWIAGVRGEALARESAVVTALTHADPRCVHASVFLTAFLDALARGAAYAGAAAAALDTMDRFDARGALLDAGVLGVESRGAFAAFTAQDRGARAQVRARVRAGLDGHVTSQSGFVLDTLEAAVAHARADDWLGGVQPAVLLGDDSDTVACVTGAILGARGIAVPGDLLPPLRLGHSWPGWDRAWPCAERYPALLRNARPA is encoded by the coding sequence ATGCCCGACGCCGCGCTGACCACCCTGCTGTCCTTGAGCGCCGCCGACGCGCTGGGGGCCGCGACCGAATTCAAGACGCCCCAGGCCATCCACGCGCACTACGGCGTGATCGACACCTACCAGCCGGGCAGCGTGTTCGGCTTCGCGCCGGGCGAGGCGACCGACGACTCGCAGATGGTGGTCGCCACCCTGCTCGGCTACGCCCGCAGCGAGGGGCACCCGGGCGTGCTGGCGGCGCTGCGCGCGTGGCTGGCGGCCGGTCCGCCGGACGTCGGGTCGCTGACCCGCAGCGCCCTGGACACGGGCCGGAGCGCGCCAGACCGGCTGGACGGCGGTGTGCGCGCGTGGCAGGACAGCGGGCACCGCAGCGCCGGGAACGGCGGCCTGATGCGGATCGCGGCCGTGTGGATCGCGGGCGTCCGGGGCGAGGCGCTGGCCCGCGAGTCGGCGGTGGTGACGGCCCTGACCCACGCCGATCCGCGCTGCGTACACGCGTCGGTGTTCCTGACAGCCTTCCTGGACGCGCTGGCCAGAGGCGCGGCCTACGCCGGGGCCGCGGCGGCCGCCCTGGACACCATGGACCGCTTCGACGCTCGCGGGGCGCTGCTGGACGCCGGCGTGCTGGGCGTCGAGTCGCGTGGGGCCTTCGCGGCCTTCACCGCGCAGGACCGGGGCGCCCGCGCCCAGGTACGGGCCCGCGTGCGTGCCGGGCTGGACGGACACGTCACGTCGCAGAGCGGCTTCGTGCTGGACACGCTGGAGGCGGCGGTCGCGCACGCCCGCGCGGACGACTGGCTGGGCGGCGTGCAGCCGGCCGTGCTGCTGGGCGACGACAGCGACACCGTGGCCTGCGTGACTGGCGCCATCCTGGGCGCACGCGGCATCGCGGTGCCCGGAGACCTGCTGCCGCCGCTGCGGCTGGGGCACTCGTGGCCCGGCTGGGACCGCGCGTGGCCGTGCGCGGAGCGCTATCCGGCGCTGCTGCGAAACGCACGGCCGGCGTGA